In Triticum urartu cultivar G1812 chromosome 6, Tu2.1, whole genome shotgun sequence, the following proteins share a genomic window:
- the LOC125514313 gene encoding uncharacterized protein LOC125514313 codes for MLSSLPFPFTSNRLQPMYKRGNDGAMILQQDPFQLEMNSNARRGLFSTMPVTSAHSFRSALSPTSKVRDTVKVSAKMMLNVVLAEMGLSEAKFKTYTCEYGLVGATVYFWQSSEPTRVHGKPATNVDEAMQSAATKCLEHLAGAMEIEFDCPQVKNMKVEMTRLSRNIDDRDSQIRCLKAKLKKKDGQVRDLSRGWGSFADDIYNSGARIEKTAVNYLPSGDTSGSSSVVSDVAWDFYGISQEAEDLTQISLMASDAVRTIGIYPYDAESDCSEFDEFPGFYPSDDAEENRRGSFLDDEDFLFDEND; via the exons ATGCTCAGCTCTCTTCCCTTTCCATTTACATCCAATCGATTGCAACCGATGTATAAGCGTGGCAACGACGGCGCTATGATTTTACAGCAGGATCCGTTCCAGCTCGAGATGAACTCAAACGCCCGGAGGGGGCTCTTCTCCACGATGCCGGTGACCAGCGCGCACAGTTTCCGTTCGGCCTTATCCCCGACGAGTAAG GTCAGGGACACTGTCAAGGTCAGCGCAAAGATGATGCTGAATGTTGTTCTTGCTGAAATGGGCTTGTCCGAGGCCAAGTTCAAGACCTACACGTGTGAATATGGGCTTGTGGGTGCCACTGTGTATTTCTGGCAATCATCAGAGCCAACTAGAGTTCATGGCAAGCCAGCTACGAATGTTGATGAGGCTATGCAGAGTGCTGCAACTAAATGTCTCGAGCATCTTGCGGGAGCCATGGAGATAGAGTTCGATTGCCCACAAGTAAAGAATATGAAAGTTGAGATGACACGGCTGTCACGCAATATTGATGACAGGGACAGCCAGATCAGGTGCCTAAAGGCAAAGCTAAAGAAGAAGGATGGGCAGGTCAGGGACCTAAGCAGGGGCTGGGGTTCATTTGCTGATGACATATACAATTCTGGAGCTCGTATTGAGAAAACGGCAGTCAACTATCTGCCTTCAGGAGATACTTCAGGTTCTTCTTCTGTTGTGAGTGATGTGGCATGGGATTTCTATGGTATCAGTCAGGAAGCCGAGGACCTCACCCAGATTTCTTTGATGGCGTCTGATGCGGTCCGGACCATAGGCATCTATCCATATGACGCGGAGTCTGACTGCTCTGAGTTTGATGAGTTCCCAGGTTTCTATCCTTCTGATGACGCCGAGGAAAACCGTCGTGGAAGCTTCCTTGATGACGAAGACTTCCTCTTCGACGAGAATGACTGA
- the LOC125514314 gene encoding uncharacterized protein LOC125514314, with protein MDGDEVFDRASLGSTSSVNKIIHPYVQIGPATVRAPARIMLSLLLERLNIPDAIYRRRPYSHDTVSVTVLFYTSPPINGVSPPQMTITGVRSANQEVAEDSAAVAAIRYMENATNTIVIDLNYAGFKRMQQDNGYLRLRLNEAFEAIDKLSKGCLIAVRYMCAFSDQLHNVIAHAFPPARAVDKTTNETLMNIEVVANNLKDRSHHLEKKLYKVKRQAQAREHEIFAPVIRRR; from the exons ATGGATGGAGACGAGGTCTTCGACCGGGCCTCGCTTGGATCTACATCGTCGGTGAACAAAATAATCCATCCATATGTTCAG ATTGGTCCAGCCACTGTAAGGGCGCCAGCCAGAATAATGCTTAGTCTCCTGTTAGAGCGGCTTAACATACCTGACGCCATTTACCGTCGAAGGCCATACTCACATGACACAGTCAGTGTCACAGTGCTCTTCTACACCTCTCCACCGATTAATGGAGTCAGTCCACCACAGATGACAATTACCGGTGTTCGCTCTGCCAATCAGGAAGTGGCAGAAGATTCTGCGGCTGTGGCAGCCATCAGGTACATGGAAAACGCTACAAACACTATCGTGATCGATCTAAACTATGCAGGGTTCAAAAGGATGCAGCAAGACAATGGTTATCTCAGACTCAGACTTAACGAGGCGTTTGAGGCGATAGACAAGCTTTCTAAAGGCTGCTTAATTGCTGTCAGATACATGTGTGCCTTCTCAGATCAGCTTCACAATGTTATCGCGCATGCCTTTCCACCTGCTCGTGCTGTGGACAAAACCACCAATGAAACCCTTATGAACATTGAAGTGGTGGCGAATAATCTGAAGGACAGAAGCCACCATTTAGAGAAAAAACTATACAAGGTTAAAAGACAGGCTCAGGCACGAGAGCATGAGATATTCGCACCG GTCATTCGCCGGCGATGA